GGCCGATTTCCACTGTTTAATCGCCCGACTGACATTTCCTTTTTCGTATTGAACTAAGCCAATATTGTTGATGGCAGGCCAGAATTTTTCGTTTTGATCCAAGGATTTTTCATACTGCTTGATGGCATCTTTCAATTTGCCCATCTTGTAAAAGGTATTGCCCAAGTCAAATAGAGCTTCTGGAACGTCTGGCTTAATTTTGAGCCCCGACGATAATAGTTGGGCCGCTTGCTCATATTTCTCTTGACCAAAGTAGGCGGCACCTAGGCTGAAATGAACCCCTGCATTTTTGGCATTCAAGGTTCTGGATTTTTCTAGGGCAGAAATCCCTTTGTCGACTTTCTTTTGGCTGAGGTATAACCCTCCCAGCAAGGCCCAGGCATCTGCAGACTTGGGAGCGAGTTGAGTCGCTAACTTCACGCGGGCTAGGGCAGGTTCAACTTGCTGAAATTGGCTCAGGTAAACGGCTTCTTTGAATAAGATTAGCCCGGTCTTCTCTAGTTCTTTGGAGTCAATTTTAAGCGTCCGAGGCGCAACTGCCTGTCCTAAAGCAGGTTGGGCAATAGCACCAAGACCTACGGCTAGGAAAAGCGAAATTAGAGTTGAACGTTGAAGCACAGTAGATGCCCAAATATAACGTATTCATAAGTTAGCTTAGCTCAGTTTTTCAGCTCTTGACTGAAACCGTTACAGACTATTGATTGTGAAAATGGAATCAGCAATTGATAGGTGCCCTCCTATTCCAGATTCTCCCCCCCAACAAATGACTTTTGCCGTTATGATTCGGTTGTTAGAATTATTAAGTCTTGTACACATTCAATTGGCAACGAGGGTACCTTGGTGGATAGTCAAACGATGCGCGATCGCATTGCCTTAGTGGAATCAAAACGTGGGTTATTGGTGCAGTTGCTCGATCAGCCAGATTTAGGCACGCTCCGCATTGACGTCAACCAGGCCCTAGAGGAAATGGATGACCTGATTGATGAATTCAGAAAAACCTTTCCTGCCGATGCATAGAGACTGCTAGACC
The Acaryochloris marina S15 genome window above contains:
- a CDS encoding tetratricopeptide repeat protein, encoding MLQRSTLISLFLAVGLGAIAQPALGQAVAPRTLKIDSKELEKTGLILFKEAVYLSQFQQVEPALARVKLATQLAPKSADAWALLGGLYLSQKKVDKGISALEKSRTLNAKNAGVHFSLGAAYFGQEKYEQAAQLLSSGLKIKPDVPEALFDLGNTFYKMGKLKDAIKQYEKSLDQNEKFWPAINNIGLVQYEKGNVSRAIKQWKSAIEIDEKSGEPKLALAVATYVEGDKEEGVSLAMSALKLDGRYGKVAFLEENLWGEKLIADTKVVFATPEIQAALSELDVETDDGTSASTAPKDSDTP